From Hymenobacter sedentarius, a single genomic window includes:
- a CDS encoding branched-chain amino acid transaminase, translated as MYFDSSTLVFLDGDFMPAEQATCGAYAQSLHYGYAVFEGIRAYATPGGTRIFKAREHYERLHYSCQAIGLPLNYSVEELTEISYELLAKNNLSDAYIRPLAFAATPHMTLTTPGSGNLLMAVWHWGKYLGNQSLRLTISPYERPNPKAVPIEAKVSGHYANSIIASSEAKGRGFDEALLLDMNGYVAEGPGANFFVEKDGELFTAPGGSILRGITRNTIIDLAREAGITVTERFFRPDELRGATGAFMTGTAAEVIGVASVDDVLFETPFEQTLGAQLAASYSALVTGQREPVAVAV; from the coding sequence ATGTATTTCGACAGCAGCACCCTCGTCTTTCTCGACGGGGACTTTATGCCCGCCGAGCAAGCCACCTGCGGGGCTTACGCGCAATCGTTGCACTACGGCTACGCCGTATTCGAAGGCATCCGGGCCTACGCCACGCCCGGCGGCACGCGCATTTTCAAGGCCCGCGAGCACTACGAGCGGCTGCACTATTCCTGCCAGGCTATTGGCCTGCCGCTGAATTACTCGGTGGAGGAGCTCACCGAAATCAGCTACGAGCTACTGGCCAAGAACAACCTTTCGGACGCCTACATCCGGCCGCTGGCTTTCGCCGCCACCCCACACATGACCCTCACCACGCCCGGCAGCGGCAACCTGCTGATGGCCGTGTGGCACTGGGGCAAATACCTGGGCAACCAAAGCCTGCGCCTAACCATTTCGCCCTACGAGCGGCCCAACCCTAAGGCCGTGCCCATCGAGGCCAAGGTATCGGGCCACTACGCCAATTCCATCATTGCCAGCTCCGAAGCCAAGGGCCGCGGTTTCGACGAAGCCCTGCTGCTAGATATGAACGGCTACGTGGCCGAAGGGCCTGGCGCCAACTTCTTCGTGGAGAAAGACGGCGAGCTGTTCACCGCGCCCGGCGGCAGCATTCTGCGCGGCATCACCCGCAACACCATTATCGACCTGGCCCGGGAAGCAGGCATTACGGTTACTGAGCGATTCTTCCGGCCCGACGAGCTGCGCGGCGCCACCGGCGCTTTCATGACGGGCACCGCCGCCGAAGTCATCGGCGTGGCCTCCGTTGATGACGTGCTGTTTGAAACGCCCTTTGAGCAAACGCTGGGTGCCCAACTGGCCGCGAGCTACAGCGCGCTGGTCACGGGACAGCGGGAGCCCGTGGCAGTAGCGGTTTAA
- the ilvD gene encoding dihydroxy-acid dehydratase, with amino-acid sequence MVLNKYSRIYTQDDSLPASQAMLIGAGLSEDDLRKPFVGVCSTGFEGNTCNMHLDGLANEVKRGLAAEGLVGLRFNTIGVSDGITNGTPGMRYSLVSREIIADSIEAMAGAHNYDALACVVGCDKNMPGALIAMARLNRPALMVYGGTIKGGTFKGQQLNIVSCFEAYGQKLRGHLSQEDYRGIINNACPGPGACGGMYTANTMAAAIETLGMSVPFSASSTAVSASKMQECLDTGHYLRLLLERDIKPRDILVREAFENAMVVTTVLGGSTNAVIHLMAIADAAGVKLTLADFQAISNRVPVLADLKPSGKYLMEDLSALGGVPAVLKTLLNEGLITGDTLTVTGQTLAENVADIRSLGAEQDLLRPSSSPLKADGHIQILYGNLAPDGAVAKISGKEGEQFAGPAIVFDSEEAINEGLAQGLVKAGHVVVIRYVGPKGGPGMPEMLKPTSAIMGAGLGDKVALLTDGRFSGGTHGFVIGHVCPEAYDGGPIALVENGDWIVLDASKNTIDVHVDAAVLQARREQWRPPAPNATRGVLRKYIRTVGSASTGCITDQ; translated from the coding sequence ATGGTCCTCAACAAATACAGCCGCATCTACACCCAGGACGACAGCCTGCCTGCCTCGCAAGCCATGCTCATCGGAGCGGGCTTGTCCGAGGACGACTTGCGCAAGCCGTTTGTGGGCGTGTGCTCCACGGGCTTTGAGGGCAACACCTGCAACATGCACCTCGACGGCCTGGCCAACGAGGTGAAGCGTGGCCTGGCGGCTGAGGGCTTGGTGGGGCTGCGCTTCAACACCATCGGTGTGAGCGACGGCATCACGAACGGCACGCCGGGCATGCGCTACTCCCTGGTGTCGCGCGAAATCATCGCCGATTCCATCGAGGCCATGGCCGGGGCCCACAACTACGACGCCCTGGCCTGCGTGGTGGGCTGCGACAAGAACATGCCCGGCGCGCTCATCGCCATGGCCCGGCTCAACCGCCCGGCCCTGATGGTGTACGGCGGCACCATCAAGGGCGGCACCTTCAAGGGCCAGCAGCTCAACATCGTATCGTGCTTCGAGGCCTACGGGCAGAAGCTGCGCGGCCATCTTTCCCAAGAGGACTACCGCGGCATCATCAACAACGCCTGCCCGGGGCCCGGTGCCTGCGGCGGTATGTACACCGCCAATACCATGGCCGCCGCCATCGAGACGCTGGGCATGTCGGTGCCGTTTTCGGCTTCATCCACAGCGGTTAGCGCTTCCAAAATGCAGGAGTGCCTCGACACCGGCCATTACCTGCGCCTGTTGCTGGAACGCGACATCAAGCCCCGTGACATCCTGGTGCGGGAGGCCTTCGAAAATGCCATGGTGGTAACCACCGTGCTCGGTGGCTCAACGAATGCCGTGATTCATCTCATGGCCATTGCCGATGCCGCCGGGGTGAAGCTCACGCTAGCCGACTTCCAGGCCATCAGCAACCGGGTGCCGGTGCTGGCCGATTTGAAGCCCAGCGGCAAGTATCTGATGGAAGACCTCTCAGCCCTGGGCGGCGTGCCGGCCGTGCTGAAAACCCTGCTCAACGAAGGCCTGATTACCGGCGACACCCTCACCGTAACCGGACAGACCCTGGCCGAAAACGTCGCCGATATCCGGTCCCTGGGCGCCGAGCAGGACCTGTTGCGTCCCAGCTCAAGTCCGCTCAAGGCCGACGGCCACATTCAGATTCTCTACGGCAACCTGGCTCCGGATGGCGCAGTGGCCAAGATTTCGGGCAAAGAAGGCGAGCAGTTTGCCGGCCCGGCCATCGTGTTCGACTCCGAGGAAGCGATAAACGAAGGCCTAGCCCAGGGTCTGGTAAAGGCCGGCCACGTGGTGGTAATCCGCTACGTGGGGCCGAAGGGCGGCCCGGGCATGCCCGAAATGCTCAAGCCCACTTCGGCCATCATGGGCGCTGGCCTGGGCGACAAAGTGGCCCTGCTCACCGATGGCCGCTTTTCGGGCGGCACGCACGGCTTCGTCATCGGCCACGTCTGCCCAGAAGCCTACGACGGCGGCCCCATTGCCCTGGTCGAAAACGGCGACTGGATAGTGCTCGATGCGAGCAAAAACACGATAGACGTGCACGTGGATGCGGCCGTGCTGCAGGCCCGCCGCGAACAGTGGCGCCCACCCGCGCCCAATGCTACCCGCGGCGTGCTGCGCAAGTACATCCGCACCGTGGGCAGCGCCAGCACCGGCTGCATTACAGACCAGTAG
- the ilvB gene encoding biosynthetic-type acetolactate synthase large subunit, translating into MSTQAQPVLEATTAETREISGAEVLLRGLLAEGVDTIFGYPGGAILPIYDALYDFKEELNHVLVRHEQGGIHAGQGYARASGKVGVVFATSGPGATNLITGLADAQIDSTPLVCITGQVFAHLLGSDAFQETDVINITAPVTKWNYQITEASEIPGILAKAFYIARSGRPGPVLIDITKNAQLDKIPFAGYEPCTHIRSYRPAPVVRPQAVTQAADLINQAQRPLVLWGQGVVLGAAEREFRAFIEKSGIPAAWTILGAGVLPADHPLNVGMLGMHGNYGPNVLTNECDVLIAIGMRFDDRVTGRLDKYARQAQVIHLDIDPSEIDKNVATTVAVWGDCKQTLPMLTRQVAERTHTAWRQRFAEFQAEEVDVVIREALFPTSAELTMGEVVQQLNELTQGEAILVTDVGQHQMVTCRYARLNESRRHITSGGLGTMGFALPAAIGAKFGQPERTVVAIIGDGGVQMTIQELGTLMQTGIAVKIIVLNNQFLGMVRQWQELFSERRYSFVDIQSPDYVTVARGYRIEGQSVSDRAALGPALQAMLAHPGSYMLEVMVAQEQNIFPMVPQGCSVSEIRLK; encoded by the coding sequence ATGAGCACGCAAGCACAACCCGTTCTGGAGGCCACCACGGCCGAAACCCGCGAAATTTCCGGGGCCGAAGTGCTGCTGCGCGGGCTGCTGGCCGAAGGCGTCGATACCATTTTTGGGTATCCGGGCGGGGCCATTCTGCCCATTTACGATGCCCTCTACGACTTCAAGGAGGAGCTGAACCACGTGCTGGTACGCCACGAGCAGGGCGGCATTCACGCCGGGCAGGGCTACGCCCGCGCCTCGGGCAAAGTGGGGGTGGTGTTTGCCACCAGCGGCCCGGGTGCTACCAACCTGATTACGGGCCTGGCCGATGCCCAGATTGACAGCACGCCGCTGGTGTGCATCACGGGGCAGGTTTTTGCGCACTTGTTGGGCTCCGATGCTTTCCAGGAAACCGACGTCATCAACATCACGGCCCCGGTCACGAAGTGGAACTACCAGATTACCGAGGCCAGCGAAATCCCCGGCATCCTGGCCAAGGCCTTCTACATTGCCCGCAGCGGCCGGCCCGGCCCGGTGCTGATTGACATCACCAAAAACGCGCAGCTCGACAAAATTCCTTTTGCCGGCTATGAGCCCTGCACGCACATCCGGAGCTACCGGCCCGCGCCGGTGGTGCGGCCCCAGGCCGTGACCCAGGCGGCCGACCTCATCAACCAGGCGCAGCGGCCGCTGGTGCTCTGGGGGCAGGGCGTGGTGCTGGGCGCGGCCGAGCGGGAGTTCCGGGCCTTCATCGAAAAGAGCGGCATTCCCGCGGCCTGGACCATCCTCGGGGCCGGCGTGCTGCCCGCCGACCACCCCCTGAACGTGGGCATGCTGGGCATGCACGGCAACTACGGCCCCAACGTGCTCACCAACGAGTGCGACGTGCTGATTGCCATCGGCATGCGCTTCGACGACCGGGTAACCGGCCGCCTCGACAAGTACGCCCGCCAAGCCCAGGTGATTCACCTCGACATCGACCCCAGCGAAATCGACAAGAACGTGGCCACCACCGTGGCCGTGTGGGGCGACTGCAAGCAGACCCTGCCCATGCTCACGCGGCAAGTAGCCGAGCGCACCCACACGGCCTGGCGGCAGCGGTTTGCCGAGTTCCAGGCCGAGGAAGTAGACGTGGTAATCCGCGAAGCGCTGTTCCCGACTTCGGCCGAGCTGACTATGGGCGAGGTCGTTCAGCAGCTTAACGAGCTAACCCAGGGCGAGGCCATTTTGGTAACCGACGTGGGCCAGCACCAGATGGTGACCTGCCGCTACGCCCGGCTCAACGAGTCGCGCCGGCACATTACCAGTGGGGGGCTGGGCACTATGGGCTTCGCGCTGCCGGCGGCCATCGGGGCCAAGTTTGGGCAGCCGGAGCGCACCGTGGTGGCCATCATCGGCGACGGCGGCGTGCAGATGACCATCCAGGAGCTGGGGACGCTAATGCAGACCGGCATTGCCGTCAAAATCATCGTGCTCAACAATCAGTTTCTGGGCATGGTGCGCCAGTGGCAGGAGCTGTTCAGTGAGCGGCGCTATTCTTTCGTCGATATCCAGAGCCCCGATTATGTGACCGTGGCCCGAGGCTACCGCATCGAAGGCCAAAGCGTATCGGACCGCGCCGCGCTCGGGCCCGCACTACAGGCCATGCTGGCGCACCCCGGCTCCTACATGCTGGAGGTAATGGTGGCCCAGGAGCAAAACATCTTTCCCATGGTACCGCAAGGCTGCAGCGTGAGTGAAATCCGGCTCAAGTAG
- the ilvN gene encoding acetolactate synthase small subunit: MERQEFNITAYTENHIGLLNRIAIIFSRRKINIESLNTSPSEIEGIHRFNIVINETEEVVRKICRQIEKQVEVLKVYYNTNDEVIWQEMALYKVPTDIIAERALVERLLRENGARAVVIRKDYTVFETTGHRQETDNLIRVLEPFGLIEFVRSARIAIIKASDGFHLKLNEFEETQPSDEVIENEYLNDRDGVFAM; this comes from the coding sequence ATGGAACGCCAGGAGTTCAATATCACGGCTTACACCGAAAACCACATTGGCCTGCTCAACCGCATTGCCATCATCTTTTCGCGCCGCAAAATCAACATCGAAAGCCTGAATACCTCGCCGTCGGAGATTGAGGGCATTCACCGCTTCAACATCGTCATTAACGAAACGGAGGAAGTAGTGCGCAAAATCTGCCGTCAGATTGAGAAGCAGGTGGAAGTGCTCAAGGTGTATTACAACACCAACGACGAGGTGATTTGGCAGGAAATGGCGCTCTACAAAGTGCCTACCGACATCATTGCCGAACGGGCTTTGGTAGAGCGCCTGCTGCGCGAAAACGGCGCCCGCGCCGTGGTTATCCGCAAGGATTACACGGTGTTTGAAACCACCGGCCACCGCCAGGAAACCGACAACCTGATTCGGGTGCTGGAGCCGTTTGGCCTCATCGAGTTCGTGCGCAGCGCCCGCATCGCCATCATCAAGGCCAGCGACGGCTTCCACCTCAAGCTGAACGAGTTTGAAGAAACTCAGCCCAGCGACGAAGTCATCGAAAACGAATACCTCAACGACCGCGACGGCGTGTTCGCGATGTGA
- the ilvC gene encoding ketol-acid reductoisomerase, which produces MAQINFGGIDENVVTRDEFPLAKALEVLQDDTIAVIGYGVQGPGQALNMRDNGFNVIVGQRQGTASWTRAIKDGWVEGETLFSLEEAAERGTIVCNLLSDAGQIALWPMLKERLTPGKTLYFSHGFGITFNDQTGIIPPADVDVILVAPKGSGTSLRRLFQAGGGLNSSFAVFQDASGHAYEKAVAMGIGVGSGYLFETDFKKEVYSDLTGERGVLMGALAGIIEAQYQVLRQRGHSPSEAFNETVEELTQSLVPLVGENGMDWMFANCSVTAQRGALDWKGRFREATLPVLNELYDSVASGEEARRTIERGSTPNYRSELEAELKEVGDSELWQTGATVRQLRSKAAEKVEELG; this is translated from the coding sequence ATGGCACAAATCAATTTTGGCGGCATCGATGAAAACGTAGTCACCCGCGACGAATTCCCCTTGGCAAAAGCGCTGGAAGTGCTACAGGACGACACCATTGCCGTCATCGGCTACGGCGTGCAAGGCCCCGGCCAAGCGCTGAACATGCGCGACAACGGCTTCAACGTCATCGTGGGCCAGCGGCAGGGCACTGCCTCATGGACCCGGGCCATCAAAGACGGTTGGGTGGAGGGCGAAACGTTGTTTTCGCTGGAGGAAGCGGCCGAGCGCGGCACCATCGTGTGCAACCTGCTCTCCGATGCCGGCCAGATTGCACTGTGGCCCATGCTGAAAGAGCGCCTGACGCCGGGCAAAACACTGTACTTCTCGCACGGCTTCGGCATCACGTTCAACGACCAGACGGGCATCATTCCACCCGCCGACGTGGACGTGATTCTGGTGGCACCCAAGGGCAGCGGCACCAGCCTGCGGCGCCTGTTCCAGGCCGGCGGCGGGCTCAATTCCTCCTTTGCAGTGTTCCAGGATGCCAGCGGCCATGCCTATGAAAAGGCCGTGGCCATGGGCATCGGCGTGGGCTCGGGCTACCTGTTCGAAACCGACTTTAAGAAGGAGGTGTACTCCGACCTCACCGGCGAGCGCGGCGTGCTGATGGGCGCCCTGGCCGGCATCATCGAGGCCCAGTACCAAGTGCTGCGCCAGCGCGGCCACTCGCCCTCCGAGGCCTTCAACGAAACCGTGGAAGAACTCACCCAGAGCCTGGTGCCATTGGTGGGCGAAAACGGCATGGACTGGATGTTTGCCAACTGCTCCGTAACTGCCCAACGCGGCGCCTTGGACTGGAAAGGCCGCTTCCGCGAAGCCACCCTGCCGGTGCTCAACGAGCTCTACGACAGCGTGGCCAGCGGCGAGGAAGCCCGCCGCACCATCGAGCGGGGCAGCACGCCCAACTACCGCTCGGAGCTGGAAGCGGAGCTGAAAGAAGTGGGCGACTCCGAGCTGTGGCAGACCGGCGCCACCGTGCGCCAGCTGCGCTCCAAAGCCGCCGAAAAGGTGGAGGAATTGGGCTAG
- the ilvA gene encoding threonine ammonia-lyase IlvA, whose protein sequence is MDNATAAPPIVTLKNVERAARNLKGVIAKTPLLLNLGLSRTFGATVLLKREDLQVVRSYKIRGAYNKMAGMTAAEGARNVVCASAGNHAQGVAYACQLLGLKGYIFMPAQTPAQKVDKVRLFGKEQVEVILTGSTFDDTFKTAKEFCDERGSTFVHPFDDLAIVEGQATVGLEVLKAATAPIDYCFMAIGGGGLASGVGSVFRQLSPHTKLIGVQPLGAPSMQRSIAAGQRQSLSQIESFVDGAAVKCPGELTFELCRELLDDVVLVPEGQVCLDLLKMYNEEGIVLEPAGTLCISALHQYADQIKGKTVVCVVSGSNNDITRMEDIKERATRYQGRKHYFMVTFDQRPGALRRFVNSVLHPDDDIIHFQYIKKNNKEKGPVFVGIELQQPGEVVGMQARMLAEGFAYEYLNDKPDFLSLLV, encoded by the coding sequence ATGGACAACGCCACCGCAGCTCCGCCCATTGTCACGCTGAAAAACGTGGAACGGGCCGCCCGCAACCTTAAGGGCGTCATCGCGAAAACGCCGCTGCTCCTCAACCTGGGGCTTTCGCGAACGTTTGGCGCCACGGTGCTCCTGAAGCGGGAGGACCTGCAGGTGGTGCGCTCCTACAAAATCCGGGGGGCGTACAACAAGATGGCCGGCATGACGGCCGCCGAAGGCGCCCGCAACGTGGTATGCGCCAGCGCCGGCAACCATGCCCAGGGCGTGGCCTACGCCTGCCAGCTGCTGGGGCTGAAAGGCTACATCTTCATGCCCGCCCAAACGCCGGCTCAGAAAGTGGATAAGGTGCGCCTCTTCGGCAAGGAGCAGGTAGAGGTGATTCTGACCGGCAGCACCTTCGACGACACCTTTAAAACGGCCAAGGAATTCTGCGACGAGCGCGGCAGCACCTTCGTGCATCCCTTCGACGACCTGGCCATTGTGGAAGGCCAGGCCACCGTGGGGCTGGAAGTCCTGAAGGCCGCGACCGCGCCGATTGACTATTGCTTTATGGCCATTGGGGGCGGGGGGCTGGCCTCGGGCGTGGGCAGCGTGTTCCGCCAGCTGAGCCCGCACACCAAGCTCATTGGGGTACAGCCGCTGGGGGCGCCGTCCATGCAGCGGTCCATCGCGGCCGGGCAGCGGCAGTCCCTGAGCCAGATTGAAAGCTTCGTGGACGGCGCGGCCGTGAAATGCCCCGGCGAGCTCACCTTCGAGCTGTGCCGCGAGCTGCTCGACGACGTGGTGCTGGTGCCTGAAGGCCAGGTATGCCTCGACTTGCTCAAGATGTACAACGAGGAAGGTATTGTACTAGAGCCAGCCGGTACGCTTTGCATCTCGGCCCTGCACCAGTATGCCGACCAGATTAAGGGCAAAACCGTGGTGTGCGTGGTTAGCGGCAGCAACAACGACATCACCCGGATGGAAGACATCAAGGAGCGCGCCACCCGCTACCAGGGCCGGAAGCACTACTTCATGGTCACGTTTGACCAGCGGCCGGGAGCGCTGCGCCGTTTCGTAAACAGCGTGCTGCACCCCGACGACGACATCATTCACTTCCAGTACATCAAGAAGAACAACAAGGAAAAAGGCCCCGTCTTCGTGGGAATTGAGCTGCAGCAGCCCGGCGAAGTAGTGGGCATGCAGGCGCGTATGCTGGCCGAGGGCTTTGCCTACGAATACCTCAACGACAAGCCGGATTTCCTGAGCCTGCTGGTGTAG
- a CDS encoding 2-isopropylmalate synthase, with product MASQKIQIFDTTLRDGEQVPGCKLNRDEKLVIAKQLELLGVDVIEAGFPVSSPGDFEAVQAIAAQTREATVCGLSRAVENDIRVAAEALKLARYPRIHTGIGTSEMHIRYKLCTTPEDVMARAVAAVKLAKSFVEDVEFYAEDAGRTDNVFLARMCEAAIRAGATVLNIPDTTGYCLPQEYGAKIKYLAENVTGIHNVTLSTHCHNDLGMATANSIAGAINGARQIECTINGVGERAGNTALEEVVMVLRQHPYLQLATGIVTPLLAETSAMVAHLMSMPVQANKAVVGANAFSHSSGIHQDGVIKHRETYEIMNPRDVGMADSSIVLTARSGRAALAYRLQKIGYDFDRQSLNKAYASFLQLADRQKEVVDHDLHALVEQEQLINAG from the coding sequence ATGGCAAGCCAGAAAATCCAAATCTTTGATACCACCCTGCGTGACGGCGAACAAGTGCCGGGCTGCAAGCTGAACCGCGACGAGAAATTGGTGATTGCCAAGCAGCTGGAGCTACTGGGGGTTGATGTAATCGAAGCGGGATTTCCGGTATCGAGCCCCGGCGACTTTGAGGCTGTGCAGGCCATTGCCGCCCAAACCCGCGAGGCAACCGTGTGTGGCCTGTCGCGGGCCGTGGAAAATGATATCCGCGTAGCCGCCGAAGCCCTGAAGCTGGCCCGCTATCCGCGCATCCACACCGGCATTGGCACTTCTGAGATGCACATTCGCTACAAGCTGTGCACCACGCCAGAGGATGTGATGGCCAGGGCAGTGGCCGCCGTGAAGCTGGCCAAATCCTTTGTGGAAGACGTGGAATTTTACGCCGAAGACGCGGGCCGCACCGACAATGTCTTCCTGGCCCGCATGTGCGAAGCCGCCATCCGGGCCGGGGCCACCGTGCTCAATATTCCCGACACCACCGGCTACTGCCTGCCCCAGGAGTACGGCGCCAAAATCAAGTACCTGGCCGAGAACGTGACCGGCATTCACAACGTGACGCTCTCCACGCACTGCCACAACGACCTTGGGATGGCGACGGCCAACTCCATAGCCGGCGCGATAAACGGCGCCCGGCAGATTGAGTGCACCATCAACGGGGTAGGGGAGCGGGCCGGCAATACGGCCCTGGAAGAAGTGGTGATGGTGCTGCGCCAGCACCCTTACCTGCAGCTCGCTACCGGTATTGTAACGCCACTGCTGGCCGAAACCTCGGCCATGGTGGCGCACCTCATGAGCATGCCCGTGCAGGCCAACAAGGCCGTGGTGGGCGCCAACGCATTCTCGCACTCCAGCGGCATCCACCAGGACGGTGTGATAAAGCACCGCGAAACCTACGAAATCATGAACCCGCGCGACGTGGGCATGGCTGATTCTTCGATTGTGCTCACCGCCCGCTCCGGCCGCGCCGCCTTGGCTTACCGCCTCCAGAAAATTGGCTATGACTTCGACCGGCAGTCGCTCAACAAGGCCTACGCCTCGTTTTTGCAGCTCGCCGACCGCCAGAAGGAAGTAGTAGACCACGACCTCCACGCCCTGGTAGAGCAGGAGCAATTGATAAATGCAGGCTAA
- the leuC gene encoding 3-isopropylmalate dehydratase large subunit: MAKSLFDKIWESHVVKAIAGGLEVFYIDRHLIHEVTSPQAFDELRERGVPLLRPAQIVATADHNVPTRNQHLPIQDPISRSQVDKLTENCASFGVELFGLGHANQGIVHVIGPELGLTQPGMTIVCGDSHTSTHGAFGAIAFGIGTSQVTQVMATQCLLLSRPKRMRITVDGELRPGVTAKDLILHIIAQLGTGGATGYFVEYAGSAIRALSMEGRMTVCNMSIEMGARGGLIAPDATTYAYLQGRPYAPQGERWEQALAYWQTLYSDEDAEFEAELTFDAGDIAPMITYGTNPGMGIALTGHIPAQVSAGEAVSFDKSLQYMGFRPGESLLGKEINYVFIGSCTNSRIEDLRAVAAYVQGKHKAAHVEAIIVPGSKSVEKQAIAEGLDKILAQAGFELREPGCSACLAMNDDKIPAGAYCVSTSNRNFEGRQGPGARTLLASPLVAAITAVEGRIVDITKYLN, translated from the coding sequence ATGGCCAAGTCCTTATTCGACAAAATCTGGGAGTCGCACGTGGTGAAAGCCATTGCTGGCGGGCTGGAGGTGTTTTACATCGACCGCCACTTGATTCACGAAGTCACGAGTCCGCAGGCGTTTGATGAGCTTCGCGAGCGGGGCGTGCCGCTGCTGCGCCCGGCCCAGATAGTGGCCACGGCCGACCACAACGTGCCCACCCGCAACCAGCATCTGCCAATTCAGGACCCCATTTCACGCTCGCAAGTGGATAAGCTCACCGAGAACTGTGCCAGCTTCGGCGTTGAGTTGTTTGGGCTGGGGCACGCAAACCAGGGCATTGTGCACGTCATTGGGCCAGAGCTGGGACTCACCCAGCCAGGCATGACCATCGTGTGCGGCGACAGCCACACTTCCACGCACGGCGCGTTTGGAGCCATTGCGTTCGGCATCGGCACCAGCCAGGTGACGCAGGTAATGGCCACCCAATGCCTGCTCCTGAGCCGGCCCAAGCGCATGCGCATCACCGTAGACGGCGAGCTACGGCCCGGCGTCACGGCCAAAGACCTGATTCTGCACATCATTGCGCAGCTGGGCACGGGCGGCGCCACCGGCTACTTTGTGGAGTACGCCGGCAGCGCCATTCGCGCCCTGAGCATGGAAGGCCGCATGACGGTCTGCAACATGAGTATCGAAATGGGCGCGCGCGGTGGCCTCATCGCGCCCGATGCCACCACCTATGCCTACCTGCAGGGCCGCCCCTACGCGCCGCAGGGCGAGCGGTGGGAGCAGGCCCTGGCCTACTGGCAAACCCTGTATTCCGACGAAGACGCCGAGTTCGAAGCCGAGCTGACCTTCGACGCCGGAGACATTGCGCCGATGATAACCTACGGCACCAACCCCGGCATGGGCATCGCCCTCACCGGTCACATTCCAGCCCAAGTGTCGGCCGGCGAAGCGGTCAGCTTCGACAAATCGCTGCAGTACATGGGATTCCGACCGGGCGAGTCGCTGCTGGGTAAGGAAATCAACTATGTCTTCATCGGCAGCTGCACCAACTCGCGCATCGAGGACCTGCGCGCCGTGGCCGCCTATGTGCAGGGCAAGCACAAGGCCGCCCACGTGGAGGCCATTATTGTGCCCGGTTCAAAATCAGTAGAGAAGCAGGCCATTGCCGAAGGCCTCGACAAGATTTTAGCTCAGGCCGGCTTCGAGCTGCGCGAGCCCGGCTGCAGCGCCTGCCTGGCCATGAACGACGACAAAATCCCCGCTGGCGCCTACTGCGTGTCGACCTCCAACCGCAACTTCGAGGGGCGGCAGGGGCCCGGGGCGCGCACGCTGCTGGCCAGCCCGCTGGTGGCCGCCATCACGGCCGTGGAAGGCCGGATTGTCGACATTACGAAGTACTTGAATTAG
- the leuD gene encoding 3-isopropylmalate dehydratase small subunit, which yields MDKFQTLHSTAVPLPLENIDTDQIIPARFLKSTTREGFGANLFADWRYAADGQPKHGFVLNDTRYHGQILLAGQNFGCGSSREHAAWALYDAGFKVVISSYFADIFRGNALNTGLLPLQVTEEVLQRLVARVAHYPSTQLVVDLPAQTLTVPVWEESIGFDLDPYKKECLINGYDDIDYLLSQQAAITTYEQQRPWNF from the coding sequence ATGGACAAATTCCAGACCCTGCACTCGACGGCAGTTCCGCTGCCGCTGGAGAACATTGACACCGACCAGATTATCCCAGCCCGGTTTCTGAAATCGACGACGCGGGAAGGCTTTGGGGCCAATCTGTTTGCCGACTGGCGCTACGCCGCCGACGGCCAGCCCAAGCACGGCTTTGTGCTGAACGACACGCGCTACCACGGCCAGATACTGCTGGCGGGTCAGAATTTCGGCTGCGGCTCGAGCCGCGAGCACGCCGCGTGGGCGCTGTATGATGCCGGGTTTAAGGTGGTTATCTCCAGCTATTTCGCCGATATTTTTCGGGGCAATGCCCTGAACACCGGCCTGCTGCCGCTGCAGGTGACGGAAGAAGTGCTGCAGCGCCTCGTGGCGCGCGTCGCGCACTACCCCAGCACGCAGCTGGTCGTGGATTTGCCCGCCCAGACGCTCACCGTGCCCGTGTGGGAAGAAAGCATCGGCTTCGACCTCGACCCCTACAAAAAAGAGTGCCTGATAAACGGCTACGACGACATCGATTACCTGCTCAGCCAGCAGGCCGCCATTACTACTTACGAACAACAGCGCCCATGGAATTTTTAA